Within Amycolatopsis sp. cg5, the genomic segment GGCACTTTGAACCGCCCCGGGTTCGGTAGAGACTCGTTGTTGGGGTCAGGCGACCAGGCTGATCAGGTCACCTGACTCGTACAGGGTCTCGAACTCGACGGGTGGTCGGCCGCCGCACGCTCCATGGAGTCGCTGGTTGTTGTACCACTCGACCCACGCTGCGGTGGCGACGTCGACTTCTTGTTTATTGTGCCACGGCCCGTTCGGTTTAATCAACTCGGTTTTATAAAGACCGATGGCAGATTCCGCGAGTGCGTTGTCCAGAGCGTCGCCAACTGTGCCGATCGACGCGTCGATACCCGAATCGATAAGATGCTGCGTGAACCGGAAAGAAGTATATTGACTTCCGGCGTCGGAATGGTGAATCAACTTTTCTTGCCCCTCGCTCCACCGGTAGTCCCTATGCCGCAACCCCTGCTCGATAGCGTCGAGCACCAGATCGGTTTCCTTGGACATACTCACGCGCCAGCCGACGATCTTGCGGGAGAACACGTCAATGGCGAACGCGACGTAGACCGCGCCCGCCCAGGTCGCGACGTAGGTGAAGTCCGCTACCCACAACCGATTCGGCGCACCGGCGGCGAACTGGCGTCTCACCAGGTCCGCGGCGCGGACACCATCAGGATCGGACACCGTCGTGCGCACCGTCTTCCCCGGACCGCGCCGGCCAGGCCCAGCGCGCGCATGAGCCGCTCCACCCGGCCCCGCCCGACGGCGACGCCCTCACGGTTCAGCTGCCACCATATTTTCCGGGCACCATACACCCGATAATTATCGTCATACACACGTCGGATTTCCTTTTTCAGTTCCTCGTCGCGAACTTCCCTCGCCGATACCGGGCGAGAGAGGGCGGCATAATAAGTGGACGGAGCGATCTTGATCCCGAACTCGGTCAGCACGGCACAGATCGGCTCGACTCCGAACCGGTCCCTATATTCCGTGATGAACGTTACGAGCGTGGCGGTCGAGGGTCGAGCTCCCTCGCGAAGAAAGCCGACGCCGCCTTCAGAATCTCGTTCGCCCGCCGCAACTCACGATTCTCCCGCTCCAACTCCCGGATCCGCTGCTCCTCCTCGGTCGTCACACCCGACCGCGCCCCCTGATCGGTCTCAGCCTGCCGCACCCACCGGCGCAGGCTCTCCGCCGACACCCCGACCTTCGCTGCGATCGACGTGATCGCCTCCCACTGCGACGAATACTGCTCTACCTGCTCAAACACCAGCGCAACCGCGCGCTCACGCACCTCACGCGGATGCCTCGAAGACCGGGCCATAACTCCATCCTCACTCACACGATGGAGCCTCCATCAAACCCGGGGCGGTTCACTTCGGGGGTGGGGTTGGGGGGAAAACCCGGTGGGCGGGGGTGGGGTGGGGAGGCAGGGTGGGGGTGTGAAGCGGGTGCGTCCTGGGGTTCGGCTGGTCGTCGGGGAGTTGGGGCGGCGGCGGTTCGGGGCTGAGCTGGGGTGGGTGCTGGCCGGGGTTCCGCTGGCGGCCGTGTGCTTTGTGCTGGTCGTGGTGGGGCTGGCGGTCGGGGTGGTGGTGTCGCCGCTGTTCGTGGGGTTGTTGCTGCTGTCGGGTGTGCTGGTGTTCGTGCGGGCGCTGGGTGGGGTGCATCGGCGGCTGGCGGGGGCTTTGCTGGGTGTGAAGGTGGGGGTGCCGGCGTCGCGGCCGATGGAGCCGGGGTTCGGGAAGTGGTTCAAGGCGAGGATCGGGGACCCGATCGCGTGGCGGGCCGTGGCCTACCTGGTGCTGCGGGTGCCGGTCGCGGCGGGCGAGCTGCTGGTGACCGCCTACCTGGTCGTCGGCGGGGTCGCGACCCTGCTGTACCCGCTGTTCTGGCACACCACGGGTGGCCGGGAGATGCCGATGTTCGCCATCCGGACCGACACGTGGTGGCTGAGCCTGCCGCTCGCGTTGCTCGGGGTGGTCATCCTGGTCGCGCTGCCGTGGGTGATCAGGCTGATGGTCGGGGTCGACCGGCTGCTGGTCCGCGGGCTGCTGGGGCCCAAGACACTGAGCGAACGGGTGCGGGACCTGGAGGTCAGCCGGGCCGCGGCCGTCGAGGACGCCGACGTCAAGCTGCGGCGGATCGAGCGGGATCTGCACGACGGGGCGCAGGCGCAGCTGGTCGCGCTCGCCATGAAACTCGGGATCGCCAAGGACGAACTCGACGCGACCAGCCCCGACGTCGCCCAGCTGCGGCAGCTGGTCACCACCGCGCACGCCAACGCCAAGCAGGCGCTCGTCGACCTGCGTGACCTAGCCAGAGGCATCCACCCGCCCGCGCTCGACGCCGGGCTGGACGTCGCTCTGTCCACTTTGGTCACCACGCTCGGGGTGGACGTGGTGCTGGACGTCGACGTCGGGACCCGGCCGCCGCCGTCGCTGGAGACGATCGCCTACTTCACCGCGGCCGAGCTGCTCACCAACGCGGCCAAGCACGCTCGTGACGGCATACATCTGCAGGTCAGAGCCACCGACACGCTGGAAGTCGCCGTCTCCGACCGAGGCGACGGCGGCGCCACGGTCACCCCGGGCGGCGGGCTGGCCGGGATCACCGAGCGCCTGCGTACCGTCGACGGCACGCTCGACGTTTCGAGCCCGCGAGGCGGGCCCACCGTGGTGACCGCATCGATCCCCCTGACTGGCTAAGGTGGTGAGGTCACCAAGGGGGTACGGCTGTGCGGGTCGTGATCGCGGAGGACTCGACCATCCTTCGCCAGGGTCTCGTCGAGCTGCTCACCCTGCGCGGCCATGACGTGGTCGCCGCCGTCAAGGACGCCGCCACGCTGGAAGACGCCGTCAAGGCGCACGCGCCCGACGTGTCCATTGTGGACATCCGGATGCCGCCGACGCACACCGACGAGGGCCTGCGCGCCGCCATCGCGCTGCGCAAGGAGCGGCCTGGCCAGGCCATCCTGCTGTTCTCCCAGTACGTCGAAACCCGGTACGCCGCCGAGCTGCTCGCCGACCGGGCGGGCGGGGTCGGCTATCTGCTGAAGGACAGGGTGGCCGAGGTCTCGGACTTCCTCGACGCGCTCACACGGGTCGCCGACGGCGAGACCGTGCTCGATCCCGAGGTCGTCAGCCAGCTGTTTTCAGCCACGCGTAAAACCGGAGAACTCGACAGATTGACGACAAGGGAACGCGAAGTGCTCGATCTGATGGCCGAAGGCCGGTCGAACGCGGCGATCTGCGCCAAACTGTTCCTCTCCGCCGGCTCCGTCGAAAAGCACGTGACCAGTATTTTCGGCAAACTGGGACTGCACCAGTCCGAGGGGGACAATCGCCGCGTACTCGCGGTGCTGAAGTACCTCGAGGCCTGAAACCTGTGCCAAAATCACCGCGCACTGTCCTGCGGGGAGAAGTGAAATGCGCATCCAGGCTTTGGGGCCGATCGAGCTCAGAACGGGCGAGCGCGCTGTCCCGCTCGGCGGGCCGAAGCCGAAGGCGCTGCTCGCCGCCCTGTTGCTGCAGCCCCGGCAGGTCGTCTCCGTCGAACGGCTGATCGCGCTCATCTGGGACGACGCGCCGCCGCGCTCGGCCACCGCGCTGGTCCACACCTACATTTCCCAGCTCAGGCGCGCTTTCGGCGAGGCAGGCAACGCCGAGGCGCTGGTGACCCGGCCGCCCGGCTACCTGCTCGACGTGACCGCGGACGACTGTGATCTCGACGCGTTCGAGCAGCTCATCGACAAGGCGAGGCAGGCCGAGCGCCGCGCGAACCACGCGGAGGCGAACGAGCGCTACGAGCAGGCGTTGCGGCTGTGGCGTGGCCCGGCGTTCGGCGGTGTCGACACCACGTTCGCCCGCACCAGCGCCGACGCGCTCGACGAGGACCGGCTCGGCGCCGCCGAAGGCCGCGCCCGCTGCCTGCTCGAACTCGGCCGCGGCGGCGAGGTCGTCGCGAGCCTCACCCAGCTGGTCAACGCCAGCCCGCTGCGCGAAGAGGCACGCGGGCTCCTGATGCGCGCGCTCTACGAAGGCGGCAGGCACGCCGACGCGCTCGCCGTGTACCGCGACGGCCGCCGCCATCTCCAGGACGAACTGGGCATGGAACCCGGCGAGAAGCTCAAGACCCTGCACACCGAGATCCTCAACGGCTCGCTGAGCGTCAAGAAGCCGTCCACGCCCGCCGATGTGCCCGCGCCCCGGCAGCAGGACGAGTACGTCGTCCCCCGGCATCTGCCGCCGGACATCGGCGATTTCACCGGCCGCGCCGAACATCTCGGCGACGTGCTCCGCCTGGCCGGACAGTCGACTGTGGACACTCGCACCGCGACACCGACCGTGGTGATCTCCGGTTTCGGCGGCGCCGGGAAGTCCGCGCTCGCCGTGCACGCGGCGCATCTGCTGCGCGGCGACTACCCGGACGGCCAGCTCTTCGCTGACCTGCGCGGCTCCGAGCGCGACCTCGAAGCGCAGGAGGTGCTCGGGCGTTTTCTCGGTGCGCTCGGCATCAGCGGCAACGACCTGCCGGACACCCTCGACGACCGCGTCGACCTGTACCGGCGCAAGGTCGCGGGCCGCCGTCTCGTCATCGTGCTCGACAACGCGCGCGGCGAGCACCAGGTCCGGCGGCTGCTGCCCGGCGACCCGCACTGCCTGGTGATCATCACGAGCCGGTCGAGGCTGACCGGGCTCGAAGGCATCGCGCCGATCGAACTGGACTTCTTCTCCACCGAGGCCGCGGTCGACATGCTGCGCAAGATCATCGGCCCGGCGCGGGTCGCGGCCGAGCCGGAGGCGGCGCACACGATCGTCTCGCTCTGCGGTGGTGTCCCGCTGGCGATCCGGGCCGCGGCGGCGAAGCTGCTCGCCAGGCCGCACTGGCCGTTGCGCGCGCTCGCGTCGCGGCTGTCCGACGAGCGCCGCAGGCTGGACGAGCTGGCCGTCGGCGACCTGGCGATCCGGTCGAGCCTGCGGCTCAACTACGCCGAGCTCGACGATCGGCATCGCCGCGCGTTCCACCTGCTCGCGCTGTTCGACCTGCCCGACTTCGGGCTCTGGCTGGCCGCGCCGCTGCTGGAGGTCTCGCTCGAAGACGCCGAGGACATCGTCGAACGGCTCGTCGACCTGCGGCTGCTCGACGTCGTCGGCATCGACCCGCTCGGCCGCGTCCGGTATCGCTTCCACGACCTCGTCCAGCTCTTCGGCGCCGAGCAGGCCGAAACCGAGCCGCCCGAACTGGTCGCGGCGGCGTTGAGCCGCGCGCTCGCGACGTGGATGGCGCTGGTCGAAGCCGGCGCGAAACGGCTCCCCCGCGTGACGCTCGGGCTGCGGCCCAAGGTCGAAACGTCCGTCGTGACCGATCCCCGGCTCATCGAAGAGGCCGAGCAGAATCCGACGGAATGGCTGAAATCCGAGACGGCCGCCGTGGTCCGCGCCGTCGAGCGCGCGCACGAGCTGGGCATCGACGAGGTCACCACCACGTTGATCACCGCGCTGCTCTCGTCGCCGTTCGCCGCGCGCAACGAGTTCGACGGCTGGCAGCGCACGCACGAGGTCGCGCTCGCCGCCGCGCGGAAGTCGGGCGACCTGCGGTCCGAGGCCAGCGTGCTGGCCGGGCTCGGGCAGCTGTTCTACGAGAAGGACGATTTCGCGACCGCGCTCGACCATTTCCAGCTGGCGAAGAAGCACGCGCTGACCGTCGGCGACGACGCGACGCTGGCCGTCGCGCTGGTCGGAATCGGGACCGTGCGGCGGGATCTGGCCCAGTTCGAGCAGGCGCTGGCCGACCTCGATGAGGCCGCGGAACTCGCCGAGCGCATCGGCGACGACACGGTGCTCGCGGCCGCGCGGTACGGCGCCGGGGCGATCAGCCGTGATCACGGCGATCTGGCCGCGGCGGCGGGCTCGTTCGAAAGCTGCGTGACGCTGTACCGCGAACTCGGCGACCGGCGCGGCGAGGCGCTCGCGTTGCGCGCGCTCAGCCTGTGCCATCGCGCGAACGGCAAGCTCGGCGAAGCCGTCGAGCTGAGCAGGGAAGCCGAAATCATCCTCGACGACGTCGGCGACGCGCTCGGCGCGGCGTACGCGCGGCAGTCGCTCGCGAAGGCCCGTATCCGGCAGCGCGAGGTCGGCGGCGTCGCCGAGCTGCTCGATTCCTGCCTGGAAGTCTGCGCGCAGCACCGCGACCGGTTCGGCGTCGCGCTGATGACCAGGACCGCGGGTGAGCTGGCGCTGGCGCGCGGCGAACTCGACCGCGCGAGCGAGCTGCTGACCATCGCGCTCGGCCAGTGGACCGAACTCGATCTTCCGCTGTGGCGCGCGCGAACCTTGCGCGATCTCGCCGCGGCGGTGGAGGATGGCCGGACGCGCTGGGCCGAGGCG encodes:
- a CDS encoding sensor histidine kinase; its protein translation is MKRVRPGVRLVVGELGRRRFGAELGWVLAGVPLAAVCFVLVVVGLAVGVVVSPLFVGLLLLSGVLVFVRALGGVHRRLAGALLGVKVGVPASRPMEPGFGKWFKARIGDPIAWRAVAYLVLRVPVAAGELLVTAYLVVGGVATLLYPLFWHTTGGREMPMFAIRTDTWWLSLPLALLGVVILVALPWVIRLMVGVDRLLVRGLLGPKTLSERVRDLEVSRAAAVEDADVKLRRIERDLHDGAQAQLVALAMKLGIAKDELDATSPDVAQLRQLVTTAHANAKQALVDLRDLARGIHPPALDAGLDVALSTLVTTLGVDVVLDVDVGTRPPPSLETIAYFTAAELLTNAAKHARDGIHLQVRATDTLEVAVSDRGDGGATVTPGGGLAGITERLRTVDGTLDVSSPRGGPTVVTASIPLTG
- a CDS encoding response regulator, with the translated sequence MRVVIAEDSTILRQGLVELLTLRGHDVVAAVKDAATLEDAVKAHAPDVSIVDIRMPPTHTDEGLRAAIALRKERPGQAILLFSQYVETRYAAELLADRAGGVGYLLKDRVAEVSDFLDALTRVADGETVLDPEVVSQLFSATRKTGELDRLTTREREVLDLMAEGRSNAAICAKLFLSAGSVEKHVTSIFGKLGLHQSEGDNRRVLAVLKYLEA
- a CDS encoding BTAD domain-containing putative transcriptional regulator; this encodes MRIQALGPIELRTGERAVPLGGPKPKALLAALLLQPRQVVSVERLIALIWDDAPPRSATALVHTYISQLRRAFGEAGNAEALVTRPPGYLLDVTADDCDLDAFEQLIDKARQAERRANHAEANERYEQALRLWRGPAFGGVDTTFARTSADALDEDRLGAAEGRARCLLELGRGGEVVASLTQLVNASPLREEARGLLMRALYEGGRHADALAVYRDGRRHLQDELGMEPGEKLKTLHTEILNGSLSVKKPSTPADVPAPRQQDEYVVPRHLPPDIGDFTGRAEHLGDVLRLAGQSTVDTRTATPTVVISGFGGAGKSALAVHAAHLLRGDYPDGQLFADLRGSERDLEAQEVLGRFLGALGISGNDLPDTLDDRVDLYRRKVAGRRLVIVLDNARGEHQVRRLLPGDPHCLVIITSRSRLTGLEGIAPIELDFFSTEAAVDMLRKIIGPARVAAEPEAAHTIVSLCGGVPLAIRAAAAKLLARPHWPLRALASRLSDERRRLDELAVGDLAIRSSLRLNYAELDDRHRRAFHLLALFDLPDFGLWLAAPLLEVSLEDAEDIVERLVDLRLLDVVGIDPLGRVRYRFHDLVQLFGAEQAETEPPELVAAALSRALATWMALVEAGAKRLPRVTLGLRPKVETSVVTDPRLIEEAEQNPTEWLKSETAAVVRAVERAHELGIDEVTTTLITALLSSPFAARNEFDGWQRTHEVALAAARKSGDLRSEASVLAGLGQLFYEKDDFATALDHFQLAKKHALTVGDDATLAVALVGIGTVRRDLAQFEQALADLDEAAELAERIGDDTVLAAARYGAGAISRDHGDLAAAAGSFESCVTLYRELGDRRGEALALRALSLCHRANGKLGEAVELSREAEIILDDVGDALGAAYARQSLAKARIRQREVGGVAELLDSCLEVCAQHRDRFGVALMTRTAGELALARGELDRASELLTIALGQWTELDLPLWRARTLRDLAAAVEDGRTRWAEALTLFASTGARELAELAAHTPLTWRNSVSIANL